The DNA region TCGGCCCTGGTTCTGGCGCTGGTCCTGATCGCCGCCGGCATGATTCTGCTCGACGGCGGAATCAACCGGCCCAGTGAAGCCGGCGTCGTGATGGACTTGCCGGACAGCGTTGGGGCTTACCTTGGGTTTAATCAGGACGTCACGGAAGCTGAAAAGCGTATCCTGCCGCCCGACACGGAGTTTGCGAAAAAACAATATATAGGCGGCCCGTTAGGCGAGGTTAATTGTGAAATTGTCCTCAGCGGATCGCAGAAAAACAGCATTCACCGCCCTCAGGTCTGTCTGGCCGGCCAAGGCTGGACGATTTTGCACGAACAGCCGGCGACTATACCCCTGCCGGATGGGAGAAAACAACGGGTGCGGGTTCTAACCCTCTCACGAGAGATCGGCGCACGCGCGGTCAACGGGTATTTTGTCTACTGGTTTGTGGGCCGGGATAAAACGACCGATGACCATTTCAAGCGCATCCTTTACACCAGTTGGGATAGGCTGGCTCACAGGGTTAACCATCGCTGGGCGTACATCATTGTCAGTGGGATGATTCCAGAAAAATCTGACCCGCAGGCTCCGGCGGCACAACGTATCCTGGAACGGCTGCTCGAGTTCACGCGGGACGTGATTCCTGCAGTTGAGAAGCCAGGCGTCGTACCGGAGGGTTAGGGTAGAAGGCTCAGTCCACATAGTGAGGATCCTTGAAGTCAGCCGCGAGCCACTGCTGAAATCCGTTTGCCGGGCGCAAACCGACTGGCTGAGCCTTAAACCGCCGCTGGAACCTTCCCGGCGCGAGTATGACCATTTATCCACGGGATTTGGTGAGTTAATGCTTCTGGGATGGCGTTTGCTGTGGCGCGAATATGCCGTCATTCTGTTGCCCGCGGTCCACGGCGGCTGGCCGCACGATCTCTCGCGGCTGAAGAGGTGTGTGCGCAGGGGCCTGGCCGCACTAAGCCGGCAGCCGCTGGCATCACGATTGATCGCCTGGGGTCTTGGAACGGGAACAAAGATCGGAGTTTATGATTTTGATGATCACCCCGGCATCTCCAGTGAGACCATGCGGTTAATTCCAAATCTCAGCTGCTATTTCAAGAGGGAACTCAACGCCGCCGACCCTAAGCGCGATGCCCGGATCCGGTTCCTGCCGTATGCGTTGGAGAGGACTCCCTTCGACGCGGTGCACGCCGCTGAGAAGACGACCGACATCTTCTATGCGGCTTCCTTAAACTCGCCGGAGCGAGAAGAGGCCACTCAGGTTCTGCGGCAGATGGGCAATGATGGGTTTCAAATCGACATGCCCGAAGGCCGGATGAATCGTGACGAGTTTTTGCGGCGTTTGGCCGCGGCCTGGCTGGCCGTGGCGCCTCAAGGATGCGGTTGGCATAGTTACCGGCAGTACGAGGCTGGATTTCTCGGCACGGTTCCGGTGAGTAACCGGCCGGCGGGGCCATGGGCAAATGCGGTCTATGAACTCCAGGACGGCGAACACTGCTTTTATTACCAGGCGGGGACCGGACAACTTCGGACCGTGCTGGAGCAGGCCTTGGCTGACAAGGAGAAACTCGCCCGGATGGCGAGTTCGATTCAGCAACTTTGCCGGGAGCGCCACACGCGTGAAGCGGTGGCGCGCTACATTCTCCGCACGCTCGGCCTGGAACCCGATGCAGGCGTCGAGTGCCGGCCGCCTGCGTAGTTTGCGCGCGCGCGTTGTTCCTAACATGATCAGGACGGCTCCAACGAGGTGATGAAGTGCAGGCAGTAAGCGTTCGAGAGATCGTTAAGGCGATTACCAAAGCGACGGTCTTCAGAAACCTTTCGCTTGCTAGCCGGCTCTATGGCTTCGTGCAAAGGGCCGGCTTCCACGTCGCGCCCGGCCCGGACCCGACGGCTGCACTACTGCGCGCATTTGCGATCTCGTGCGTTTTGGACGTCGGCGCGAACAGCGGTCAGTTCGGGCGCCGTCTGCGTCTGGCAGGGTATAACGGCCGGATCGTCTCGTTTGAACCCGTTGATGAGCCTTACCGACGGCTGGCGGAAACTGCAAAGCACGATGCCCGGTGGCGCGCCGTGCAACTGGCGCTCGGCGATCGCGCCGGGAGCGCAACGATCCACGTGTCATCATACAGCCAGTACAGCTCGTTGCTCGGGCAGACCGGTTTTTGTATCCAGAACCACCCTGGCGCAGAGCCGATTGCCGACGAGGTCGTGCCCGTCAAGCGCCTGGACGACGTCTTTCAGGATTATGTGCGTGCGGACGACCAGGTTCTCCTGAAGGTCGACACGCAGGGCTTTGAGCGCGCCGTTCTGGACGGAGCGTCTGCGGTGCTCCCGCAGATCCGCGGCGTTCACCTGGAAGTGTCGTTCAAGGCCATGTACCAGGGGGAATTGTTGGCTCCGGAGATGATCGATCGACTCTCGCGTGACGGCTTTACCCTCGTCCTGCTTGAGCCGCTTTATCACATGCTCGAACCCGGGAAGCTTGCCCAGGCTGATGCACTCTTTTTCCGGCTACCCTAAACCCATTCTCAGGATGGTTGAGCCGCTATAGTTGCTGAACCAGCGGACCGACAACCCCTTTCTCGGTGCCCCGCGAGTGAAGTGGTAGTTGCAACCTGGTGAACTTATCTTCTAATCGGGACGGTGGTGAGGGGACCGCAATAAACCCGCATTTTTGAAGAACACGAATTGCCGGACCATTTTTGCTGAAACACCGGGCCTTCAATTTAGACAGGGTAGGAATCCTGGCGGCAACGCCCACGAGAGAACAACACACTTCGGAACCGAATCCGCGGTTCTGGTAGGGGCTGCCGATCCAGAACGCGATCTCCGCCTCTTCACGTTCCGTGGAGAAACTATGCAGGCCGCAACACCCGATCAGGGTATCCCACGCGATTAGCGCGAAAGTTACAGATGATCCCTTCTCGGCTTCAGCCATCCGCCGGGCGATGAAATCCGCTGCCGACGCGACGGAATCGATGAATCCGACGTTTGCCCATTTGGAGATGCATGGGTCGCCGGCCAGGAGCGCTAGAGAAAACGCGTGTTCAGGGCGAACCGGGACGAGACTCGCGCCGATTGCGGGAGCGATTGCTAACCGCATCGGGGCCAAAAGGCTCTTCGTATCCATATCGTTGCCCACAGACGCAACGGTCGATCACCTCATTTATTCTCGCCGTTCGCTTTCTGCTGAAGCCTTTGTCTCGCCCGATCGAGAGCGGCGTGCAAACGACTCTTTAGCATGCCGACCGGGATAGGACGCGCGAGTTGAATCTGCATCTTGTCATCTGCCTTTTGCGTGGCGCGGATGCTCTTGCGCGATTCCTTTACCAAGGAGTGCGCGCCTTTGTTAAAACCGGACGCGTCGCCCAGATAAGCGTCCCGGATGAGAAGCTCTTCAAATGGCACTTCCGCCCATTGCCCGTCCTTGACATGAGCATGGAAACGGAGCGCAGTCACCTTACCTTCGCGTTTCAGCTTCCACAGAACGGGCAGTTCATCGTTCCAGAAAATACTTCCGACCGTCAGCCCCCTTGGGATCCAGACGTGCACCTCTCCTTGCAACCCTTCCGCGTACACGGCAGAAACGGCGCCCCAAAACTTGAGCGCAGGTGCCAGGGTGTTGGCGAAGTCTTCTTCCTTTGCGGAATCCGGCTTAGGATAGAGACGCATGGCTTTGACGTTCCGCGCAAGCTCGCCGAGAGCGGTTTCCGCGAGCACATGACCGGTGCCGCCAAGTTGTACAAGGTGTTCTTTCGCCTTTTCCTGGCCAACCTTGGGATCAGCCCAAAATGCGCCTGTGGTGGGCATTGCGATTTGGGCATCCCTAACCAACTTTTGGGCAAATTGCAGTAAGTTTTCCTGGTCGCCGAACGCGACGCCGGTAACAAAAAGATCCGTAAGGTCGGACTTCCATGTTTTGTTGTTTATTTTTTTCTTAAGCATAGGCGCCTGATCGGCGGGTAGGTGGTCACATAATTTACCGAGGGCGCTGCCCAGCTGATCGGTAAGGTTTTTCTTGGTCTTTGGATCAACTACCATGACCGCTACCGGCTGGCTTCCCCGCGCTGTTGGTTCGCTAAACTCCGAGACCTCCAATTTCAGGCTAAGTTGCGGCGGGGGGTTCGGCTTGCTGGTTTGGTTTGATTCTTCCATCGTTAACTTTCGCTTTCCTTTTTTATTGGTTAGGCGCGCCTGGGCTTCGGTTAAGGGGCCAGGCTTGTCCTTGGCTCGCCGCTGCGCGAGCGGTGTTTACTTACTCCAACGAGGCAAACGCGCCGGTGCCTCAAAAAATTTTTTGCCGGGCCGAAAGAAATGCTGAGGGCTGAAGCCGCCGCCGTCGTTTAATCGATAAAGGGGATTTGAAAGCCCGGATGCCCGGCCTAGGGTTCGACGGCGCAAAATGGATGATTCACGTTTAGACGAAGACCTTAAGGCGCTGGCCAAGCGTCCCCGGCCGGACGTGCCTGCCGGCTTCGACGCCCGGGTCTGGTCGAAGGTTCGGAGGCGCGAGGAGGCCCCCCGGGCAGGCTGGGGGTCCTGGCTTCAGACGCTTCGGTGGGCGTGGGCGACCCCGCAGTGGGCAGCCGGCGCATTGGCCCTCGCCCTAATGGCCGGTTGGGGGTTGGGGCGTCTCACGAGCCGTTCACCAGGACAACCGGCTGAGACCAGGGTGGCCGGGACCGTGACGGGCGAAGCGATCGATGTGGCGTGTTACTTTGACGACGGGGCCAGCGGGCCGGCGCATGCGGCTTGCGCCAGGCGCTGCATCGAAAGCGGGTTGCCCGTCGGGTTGAAGACCAAGGACGGCAAAGTCTATGTGCTGATCGGCGAACAAATGCCGCCGGGCCCGCAACCGGGTCCCAAGCACGAGTCGTTCAACGCGCAACTGGCGCGATATGCGGCCATGACGGTGACCGTGAGCGGCACCCTGGTGAGCAAGGAAGGGGTGACCGTGATCGAGAACGCCCGGTTGCTCACGAAAGACACCGCCACCGGCGAGGGCATCGACAGCGTTCGGTTGAGGGGCGGCACCCTGGCGGCGGCAGAAGCAGAAGATTGACGCGCGCCCGCCGTGCGTTCACCCCCCCCGGTTTTAAAAGCCCATCTTGTCCATCCTGGCCAGAAGCAGTTTGCGAGCCCGGTAGACCTTCATGCCGACGGCTTTCTGCGAGAGCCCGAGCAAATCCGCAGCCTCCGCCTGGGAGTACCCCTCCAGCGCGGTCAGGATCAAGGGTTCCTTGAGGTCCGGAGGCAACTCGCGGATAGCCTTTTGCAAGGCGTCCAACTCTTCGCGACGCTCGGTTTGTTCCAGCGGATCGCGTTCGCCGGCCCGGATCGGCCCTTGTCCTTCGCCTTCCTCGGCAGGTGCATCCGCGGATATGGTCTGAAGGGAATCGCGGTAAGCCCGGCTTCGGGCGTGGTCCCGGCAAAGGTTTAACGCGATTTGGTACAACCAGGTCACGAACCTGGCCGTGGGCTCAAAGCTGCCGATGCGGAAGTAGGCGCGGACAAACACCTCAGCGGCAAGTTCCAGGGCGTCGGCTTCGTTCGGGACGTGGCGCAAGACGAAATGAAAAATCCCTTGCCGATGCCGGTCCATGAGGGCCGTGAGGGCCTGATCTTGGCCCGCCTTGAGCGCCTGCACGAAGCCGAGGTCTGGGTCGTCTGAGATCATTGCGCTCCCAACGGGGCTTGTCCTTCCCAAAGCCCCTTGCGCCAACCCCCGGGCCAAACTTTACGCCGGATCATTCCCAAACTCACGCGCAATACTTTCCTCCCTGGATGAAACTGAGGGATTCACCCGGCAAGTGAGGCCCGCTTATGTTTACCCCACCCGCTGAGCGCAGCGCCGTCTTAGCGACTACCTGATCATAGATCCATTGATAGGTCGATGTCAGGCCGTCCCGCAGACGGATTGACGGTTCCCAGCCGAATACGCGTTTGAGCAACGTATTGTCGCTGTTGCGCCCATTAACCCCTTTAGGCGCGGAAAGGTTATAACGCCGCTCGAGGCGGATTCCAGCGATACCCTCCACGATGTCAACCAATTGGTTGATGGACACAAGCTCGTTGCTGCCCACGTTGATCGGATCGACGAAGTCACCGGCCATGACCATCCGGGAGCCGTGGATGCAATCGTCGATGTACATGAAGCTGCGCGTCTGATGGCCATCACCCCAGATCTCAATTTCATGCCTGCCCGAGAGCTTGGCCTCGATCACCTTGCGGCAGATCGCGGCCGGTGCCTTCTCCCGTCCGCCGGCATA from Verrucomicrobiota bacterium includes:
- a CDS encoding sigma-70 family RNA polymerase sigma factor; translated protein: MISDDPDLGFVQALKAGQDQALTALMDRHRQGIFHFVLRHVPNEADALELAAEVFVRAYFRIGSFEPTARFVTWLYQIALNLCRDHARSRAYRDSLQTISADAPAEEGEGQGPIRAGERDPLEQTERREELDALQKAIRELPPDLKEPLILTALEGYSQAEAADLLGLSQKAVGMKVYRARKLLLARMDKMGF
- a CDS encoding glycosyltransferase family 1 protein; protein product: MRILEVSREPLLKSVCRAQTDWLSLKPPLEPSRREYDHLSTGFGELMLLGWRLLWREYAVILLPAVHGGWPHDLSRLKRCVRRGLAALSRQPLASRLIAWGLGTGTKIGVYDFDDHPGISSETMRLIPNLSCYFKRELNAADPKRDARIRFLPYALERTPFDAVHAAEKTTDIFYAASLNSPEREEATQVLRQMGNDGFQIDMPEGRMNRDEFLRRLAAAWLAVAPQGCGWHSYRQYEAGFLGTVPVSNRPAGPWANAVYELQDGEHCFYYQAGTGQLRTVLEQALADKEKLARMASSIQQLCRERHTREAVARYILRTLGLEPDAGVECRPPA
- a CDS encoding EpsI family protein; the encoded protein is MSLHAPETKKAAPNASGSVPNRFPWWRSALVLALVLIAAGMILLDGGINRPSEAGVVMDLPDSVGAYLGFNQDVTEAEKRILPPDTEFAKKQYIGGPLGEVNCEIVLSGSQKNSIHRPQVCLAGQGWTILHEQPATIPLPDGRKQRVRVLTLSREIGARAVNGYFVYWFVGRDKTTDDHFKRILYTSWDRLAHRVNHRWAYIIVSGMIPEKSDPQAPAAQRILERLLEFTRDVIPAVEKPGVVPEG
- a CDS encoding GNAT family N-acetyltransferase, which codes for MDTKSLLAPMRLAIAPAIGASLVPVRPEHAFSLALLAGDPCISKWANVGFIDSVASAADFIARRMAEAEKGSSVTFALIAWDTLIGCCGLHSFSTEREEAEIAFWIGSPYQNRGFGSEVCCSLVGVAARIPTLSKLKARCFSKNGPAIRVLQKCGFIAVPSPPSRLEDKFTRLQLPLHSRGTEKGVVGPLVQQL
- a CDS encoding FkbM family methyltransferase, whose product is MQAVSVREIVKAITKATVFRNLSLASRLYGFVQRAGFHVAPGPDPTAALLRAFAISCVLDVGANSGQFGRRLRLAGYNGRIVSFEPVDEPYRRLAETAKHDARWRAVQLALGDRAGSATIHVSSYSQYSSLLGQTGFCIQNHPGAEPIADEVVPVKRLDDVFQDYVRADDQVLLKVDTQGFERAVLDGASAVLPQIRGVHLEVSFKAMYQGELLAPEMIDRLSRDGFTLVLLEPLYHMLEPGKLAQADALFFRLP